In Lates calcarifer isolate ASB-BC8 linkage group LG4, TLL_Latcal_v3, whole genome shotgun sequence, a genomic segment contains:
- the fem1a gene encoding protein fem-1 homolog A, which yields MDITTAVFNAARDGKLKLIQKLLSNKTPEELEALAEEKTQGGTPLLIASRYGHLEVVDYLLEHCKANVELGGSVNFDGETIEGAPPLWAASAAGHLPVVKTLLKHGASVNNATLTNSTPLRAACFDGHLEIVRYLVEHRADMEVANRHGHTCLMISCYKGHKEIAKFLLDRGADVNRKSVKGNTALHDCAESGSLDIMKMLLKCNARMERDGYGMTPLLAASVTGHTNIVEYLAHQPRTSREERIDALELLGATFVDKKRDLLGAMRYWRRAMELRQPGDKAGSLAKPPPGPPIPAYGCAQEVSTAEELEALITDPDEMRMQALLVRERILGPSHPDTSYYIRYRGAVYADSGNFERCISLWKYALDMQQSNLDPLSPMTASSFLSFAELFSFVLQDRAKGTLSTRITFHDLMTVLGKSVREVERAVAQRENPPEAPQFTKALSIILHLIFLLEKLECSPEQEHQKKHTVYRLLKLNPRGRSSFTPLHMAVDKETTSVGRYPVGRFPSQAVAALLLECGADVDSRDCENNTPLHIAASNGCPEIMALLMKAGAHFDATNAQRKTAYELLDEQSSGHPALYPLNYITLQCLAARAIEKHRLPYRGLISEEMEAFIELH from the coding sequence ATGGACATAACGACGGCGGTTTTCAACGCGGCCAGAGATGGTAAGCTAAAACTTATCCAGAAGTTGCTGAGCAACAAAACTCCTGAGGAGCTTGAGGCTTTAGCCGAGGAGAAAACACAGGGAGGCACCCCCCTGTTGATAGCCTCTCGATATGGACATTTAGAGGTAGTAGATTACCTCCTTGAACACTGTAAAGCAAATGTTGAACTCGGGGGTTCGGTTAATTTTGACGGCGAGACCATCGAGGGTGCTCCGCCGCTGTGGGCGGCTTCGGCAGCCGGTCACCTCCCTGTGGTTAAGACGCTACTGAAACACGGTGCCTCAGTGAACAATGCAACACTAACTAACTCAACGCCGCTCCGAGCCGCCTGTTTCGACGGTCACCTGGAGATCGTCCGCTACCTGGTGGAGCACAGAGCCGACATGGAGGTCGCCAACCGCCACGGCCACACCTGCCTCATGATCTCCTGCTATAAGGGCCACAAGGAGATAGCAAAGTTCCTCCTGGACCGCGGAGCAGATGTCAACCGCAAGAGCGTGAAAGGAAACACCGCCCTCCACGACTGCGCCGAGTCAGGTAGTCTGGACATCATGAAGATGCTACTTAAGTGCAATGCCCGCATGGAGAGAGACGGTTACGGAATGACCCCACTCCTCGCTGCGAGTGTAACAGGTCACACCAACATTGTGGAGTATCTCGCCCACCAGCCTCGCACCTCCAGAGAGGAGCGCATCGATGCGCTTGAACTCCTTGGGGCCACTTTTGTGGACAAAAAGCGGGATCTCTTGGGGGCAATGAGGTACTGGAGGAGGGCTATGGAGCTGAGGCAGCCAGGGGACAAAGCTGGATCCCTGGCCAAGCCTCCACCCGGTCCCCCAATCCCTGCTTACGGCTGTGCGCAGGAGGTGAGCACGGCGGAGGAACTGGAAGCTTTGATCACAGACCCAGATGAAATGAGGATGCAGGCTCTGTTGGTTCGAGAGCGCATCCTGGGGCCATCCCACCCAGACACCTCTTATTACATCCGCTACAGAGGAGCTGTGTATGCTGACTCAGGCAACTTTGAGCGCTGCATCAGCCTGTGGAAGTATGCTTTAGACATGCAGCAGAGCAACCTGGACCCGCTCAGTCCCATGACAGCCTCCAGTTTCCTGTCCTTTGCAGAGCTCTTCTCTTTTGTTCTACAAGACCGGGCCAAAGGTACCCTGTCAACACGCATCACCTTCCATGATCTGATGACCGTGCTGGGGAAAAGCgtgagggaggtggagagagcTGTGGCACAGAGGGAAAACCCCCCAGAAGCTCCTCAGTTCACCAAGGCCCTCTCCATCATCCTCCACCTCATCTTTCTGTTGGAGAAGCTGGAGTGCAGCCCTGAGCAGGAGCACCAGAAGAAGCACACGGTGTACCGTCTGCTGAAGCTGAACCCTCGGGGTCGgagcagcttcactcctctCCACATGGCTGTAGACAAAGAAACCACGTCCGTGGGCCGCTACCCGGTTGGCCGCTTCCCCTCCCAGGCGGTGGCAGCACTGCTCCTCGAGTGTGGAGCAGATGTCGATTCACGTGACTGTGAGAACAACACGCCGCTGCACATTGCTGCTAGCAATGGTTGCCCAGAGATTATGGCACTACTTATGAAGGCTGGGGCTCACTTTGATGCCACAAATGCACAGAGGAAGACAGCCTACGAGCTGTTGGATGAGCAGAGCAGCGGGCACCCGGCCCTTTACCCGCTGAACTACATCACACTTCAGTGCCTGGCGGCGCGTGCGATTGAAAAGCACAGACTGCCCTACAGGGGCCTCATCTCTGAGGAGATGGAGGCTTTCATTGAGCTGCACTGA
- the LOC108883621 gene encoding C2 calcium-dependent domain-containing protein 4C: MWLLEKLRSSVESSGTQSQPTQTTEAIPVSVYANVLTPDKIPDFFIPPKLICCPPEESLTSEPQLCSTLRPSSSDHAICSQSPRARSSKNPCSPRLFCRNLQKSANRHIIQIESADEPGAGSADKASVEVNTNADPQSQTAMSLPYVPKAQTSYGFSTLVESPHTRRKESLFHSDPSSPLTSPNSQRRSQGGTLLAPADPNPYRYFSGGESDTCSSAESSPFNSPLLSRSASLLRSITQETQAKMSRAKRSLARHSSLSTDECSSADNSPNMQRRRTRCPPSPAFRGRKSGGPRSASAHLLQREHTVNLHKGGTLRLSTHYDPEAARLRVRVLAAEALYDRQTDLKSINCCVALYLNPGKQQKQRSTIIKNSRNPVFNEDFFFDALTQAQVKSLAMKIKVVNKGTSLKRDVLLGEREVLLSELLEGL; encoded by the exons ATGTGGCTACTGGAGAAGCTCCGTAGCTCTGTGGAGAGTAGTGGGACCCAATCCCAGCCGACGCAGACGACAGAGGCCATTCCCGTCTCTGTTTACGCCAACGTCCTCACCCCAGACAAGATCCCCGATTTCTTCATCCCCCCTAAACTCATCTGTTGCCCCCCGGAGGAGTCTCTCACCTCAGAGCCCCAGCTCTGCTCCACCCTGCGACCCTCCTCCTCTGACCATGCCATCTGCAGCCAGAGCCCCAGAGCTCGGAGCAGCAAGAACCCCTGCAGCCCTCGCCTCTTTTGTCGCAACCTCCAGAAGTCAGCCAACCGTCACATCATCCAAATAGAGAGCGCTGACGAACCGGGTGCCGGATCTGCGGACAAGGCCAGTGTCGAAGTCAATACTAACGCAGACCCCCAGTCACAGACTGCAATGTCTCTGCCGTACGTCCCCAAGGCCCAGACCTCCTACGGCTTTTCCACCCTGGTGGAGTCTCCTCACACAAGACGCAAGGAGAGCCTGTTCCACAGCGACCCCAGCAGCCCGCTCACCTCCCCGAACTCACAGAGGCGCTCGCAGGGAGGGACTCTATTGGCCCCGGCTGACCCCAACCCCTACCGCTACTTCAGCGGTGGAGAGAGTGACACCTGCTCCTCGGCAGAGTCGTCCCCTTTTAACTCCCCTCTCCTGTCccgctctgcctctctcctacGCTCCATCACCCAGGAGACGCAAGCCAAG aTGTCTCGTGCCAAGCGCTCCCTGGCGCGCCACAGCTCCCTCTCCACTGATGAATGCAGCTCAGCAGACAACAGCCCCAACATGCAGCGCCGCCGCACGCGCTGCCCTCCCTCTCCCGCCTTCCGCGGACGCAAAAGCGGCGGCCCGAGGAGCGCCTCGGCGCACCTCCTGCAGCGCGAGCACACCGTCAATCTCCACAAGGGGGGGACGCTGAGGCTGAGCACTCACTACGATCCGGAGGCGGCCCGGCTGAGGGTGCGCGTGCTCGCGGCCGAGGCCCTGTACGACAGGCAGACGGATCTTAAAAGCATCAACTGCTGCGTGGCGCTCTACCTGAACCCCGgcaagcagcagaaacagaggagcACCATCATCAAGAACAGCAGGAACCCGGTATTCAATGAGGACTTTTTCTTTGACGCGCTGACCCAGGCGCAAGTAAAGAGCCTGGCCATGAAGATAAAGGTAGTGAACAAAGGAACCAGTCTGAAGAGAGACGTGCTTTTAGGAGAAAGGGAGGTGCTGCTCAGCGAGCTGCTGGAAGGCCTCTAG